A window of Theropithecus gelada isolate Dixy chromosome 14, Tgel_1.0, whole genome shotgun sequence contains these coding sequences:
- the LYVE1 gene encoding lymphatic vessel endothelial hyaluronic acid receptor 1: MARCFSLVLLLVSIWTTRLLVQGSLHAEELSIQVSCRIMGITLVSKKANPQLNFTEAKEACRLLGLTLASKDQVETAWKASFETCSYGWIGDGFVVISRISPNPKCGKNGVGVLIWKVAVNRQFAAYCYNSSDTWTNSCIPEIITTKDPIFNTQNATHTTEFIVSDSTYSVASPYSTAPAPTTTPAPASTSIPRRKKLICITEVFMETSTMSTETEPFVENKAAFKNEAAGFGGVPTALLVLALLFFGAAAGLGFCYVKRYVKAFPFTNKNQQKEMIETKVVKEEKADDINPNEESKKTDNNPEEPKSPSKTTVRCLEAEV; the protein is encoded by the exons ATGGCCAGGTGCTTCAGCCTGGTGTTGCTTCTCGTTTCCATCTGGACCACGAGGCTCCTGGTCCAAGGCTCTTTGCATGCAGAAG AGCTTTCCATCCAGGTGTCATGCAGAATTATGGGGATCACCCTTGTGAGCAAAAAAGCAAACCCACAGCTGAATTTCACAGAAGCTAAGGAGGCCTGTAGGCTGCTGGGACTAACTTTGGCCAGCAAAGATCAAGTTGAAACAGCCTGGAAGGCTAGCTTTGAGACTTGCAG CTATGGCTGGATTGGAGATGGATTCGTGGTCATCTCTAGGATTAGCCCAAACCCCAAGTGTGGGAAAAATGGGGTGGGTGTCCTGATTTggaaagttgcagtgaaccgacagTTCGCAGCCTATTGTTACAACTCTTCTG ATACTTGGACTAACTCGTGCATTCCAGAAATTATCACCACCAAAGATCCCATATTCAACACTCAAAATGCAACACACACAACAGAATTTATTGTCAGTGACAGTACCTACTCGGTGGCGTCCCCTTACTCTACAGCACCTGCCCCTACTACTACTCCTGCTCCAGCTTCCACTTCTATTCCAcggagaaaaaaattgatttgcaTTACAGAAGTTTTTATGGAAACTAGCACCATGTCTACAGAAActgaaccatttgttgaaaataaagcagcattcaagaatgaagctgctgGGTTTGGAG GTGTCCCCACGGCTCTGCTAGTGCTTGCTCTCCTCTTTTTTGGTGCTGCAGCTGGTCTTGGATTTTGCTATGTCAAAAG GTATGTGAAGGCCTTCCCTTTTACAAACAAGAATCAGCAGAAGGAAATGATTGAAACCAAAGTAGTAAAGGAGGAGAAGGCCGATGATATCAACCCTAATGAAGAATCAAAGAAAACGGATAACAACCCAGAAGAGCCCAAGAGTCCAAGCAAAACTACCGTGCGATGCCTGGAAGCTGAAGTTTAG